In Deltaproteobacteria bacterium, the sequence TTTCCCCGTCTGTAAAAGGATGATCATAATCATAAGCACACAGACAAAGACGTGCAAACCAGTGAACATTCCCCACATGCGATTACCTCCTATCTTCTCTCAAATCTCACAATCCTGGCGAAGGATCCCGCCTCCAGACTGGCCCCTCCCACCAAGGCACCGTCGATGTCGGGCTGGGCCATCAATTCATCTATATTGTCCGGTTTGACGCTACCCCCATATTGGATCCTGATCACCTTTGCTAGCGCGGGGCTGAAGATATTACCCAAAAGCCCCCGAATGAAGGATTGTACCTCTTGGGCCTGCTCAGAGGAGGCCGTCCTTCCCGTCCCGATGGCCCAGATCGGTTCGTATGCGATCACAATTCGTCGGGCCGCCTCTGCGTTCACCAACTTCAAACCCTCCTTCACCTGCCTCTCCACCACCTTAAAGGTATCCCCCTGCTCCCTCTCTTCCAGGGACTCCCCCACGCAGATTATGGGATTCAGGTCATGGGAAAGGACCGCCTTCACCTTTTTGTTAACCGCCTCATCGGTTTCACCGAAGTATGCCCTCCTCTCAGAGTGGCCGATGATCACATATCGACACCCCACATCCCTCAACATGAAGGGGGATACCTCCCCTGTATAGGCACCCTTCTCCTCCCAAAAGACGTCCTGAGCGGCCAAGCCAATTCTTCCCCCTTTTAGGCGTTCGGCTACCGGGGCCAAGGCGACAAAAGAGGGGGCTACAACTACTTCTACCTCCTCCCATCTCCCCAGCTCCTCCTGAAAACGGGTCACAAAATCAATGGCCTCCCCCACGGTCTTGTGCATCTTCCAGTTCCCG encodes:
- a CDS encoding triose-phosphate isomerase, producing the protein MRKPIIAGNWKMHKTVGEAIDFVTRFQEELGRWEEVEVVVAPSFVALAPVAERLKGGRIGLAAQDVFWEEKGAYTGEVSPFMLRDVGCRYVIIGHSERRAYFGETDEAVNKKVKAVLSHDLNPIICVGESLEEREQGDTFKVVERQVKEGLKLVNAEAARRIVIAYEPIWAIGTGRTASSEQAQEVQSFIRGLLGNIFSPALAKVIRIQYGGSVKPDNIDELMAQPDIDGALVGGASLEAGSFARIVRFERR